In Cygnus olor isolate bCygOlo1 chromosome 12, bCygOlo1.pri.v2, whole genome shotgun sequence, one DNA window encodes the following:
- the KIAA0895L gene encoding uncharacterized protein KIAA0895-like homolog isoform X2: MPGQKISCARSCALSDAFHAAIRIIHAVLEKYGTYESFEVATGGRLLSKCQIWSVIRKYMQKEGCVGEVVVQLTDDLLSQAVMMVEDSRPTLAINLAGARQYWLEGMLRHEIGTHYIRGVNNTRQPWHSSEGRKQYSLKPANPTEEGLASLHSVLFRKQPFLWRAALLYYTIERASRLSFSALFQDLEQYVQDAGVRWEYCVRAKRGQTDTSQPGCFSKDQVYLDGILRILRHRQTIDFPLLAALGKVSYEDVNRLKKFGVLEKARIPHFMQDLERYMKQLDHIVTTNQLNEQELEELLPD; this comes from the exons ATGCCAGGCCAGAAGATATCTtgtgccaggagctgtgctCTCTCAGATGCCTTCCATGCT gCCATTAGGATCATTCATGCTGTCCTGGAGAAGTATGGGACCTATGAGAGCTTTGAAGTTGCCACTGGTGGGAGACTGCTGAGCAAATGCCAGATCTGGTCTGTTATTCGAAAGTACATGCAGAAGGAAGGCTGCGTGGGAGAG GTGGTGGTGCAGCTCACCGACGACCTCCTGTCCCAGGCCGTGATGATGGTGGAGGACAGCCGCCCGACGCTGGCGATCAACCTGGCCGGAGCCCGGCAGTACTGGCTGGAGGGCATGCTGCGCCACGAGATAG GCACCCACTACATCCGCGGGGTGAACAACACCCgccagccctggcacagctcgGAGGGCCGCAAGCAGTACAGCCTGAAGCCCGCCAACCCCACGGAGGAAGGCTTGGCCAGCCTGCACAGCGTCCTCTTCCGCAAGCAGCCCTTCCTCTGGCGCGCGGCCCTGCTCTACTATACCATCGAGCGGGCCAGCCGCCTCTCCTTCTCCGCCCTGTTCCAGGACCTGGAGCAGTACGTCCAGGACGCCGGCGTCCGGTGGGAATACTGCGTGCGGGCCAAGCGAGGCCAGACTGACACCTCTCAGCCAG gctgcttCAGTAAGGACCAGGTGTACCTGGATGGGATTCTCCGCATCCTGCGACATCGGCAGACCATCGACTTCCCTTTGCTGGCTGCCCTTGGAAAG GTCTCCTACGAAGATGTGAACCGCCTGAAGAAATTTGGGGTGCTGGAGAAGGCCCGCATCCCCCACTTCATGCAGGACCTGGAGCGGTACATGAAGCAGCTCGACCACATCGTCACCACCAACCAGCTGAacgagcaggagctggaggagctgctgcccgaCTGA
- the KIAA0895L gene encoding uncharacterized protein KIAA0895-like homolog isoform X1, whose translation MVLDPGAAAAAAAGGQGRAVLGALPGRDGSRPCSCPSPPPRPGPGSSPRCPRGTRRLSESGAGMRRSGSTCAVSGGRMRSAASLPHIGRPRGEEGGGGGGGRRSPCLLVALRPLNVEAERERFFRARFAYDPQFEYAEPVPEAVLDKYRAASDRFVAQAIRIIHAVLEKYGTYESFEVATGGRLLSKCQIWSVIRKYMQKEGCVGEVVVQLTDDLLSQAVMMVEDSRPTLAINLAGARQYWLEGMLRHEIGTHYIRGVNNTRQPWHSSEGRKQYSLKPANPTEEGLASLHSVLFRKQPFLWRAALLYYTIERASRLSFSALFQDLEQYVQDAGVRWEYCVRAKRGQTDTSQPGCFSKDQVYLDGILRILRHRQTIDFPLLAALGKVSYEDVNRLKKFGVLEKARIPHFMQDLERYMKQLDHIVTTNQLNEQELEELLPD comes from the exons ATGGTGCTGGacccgggggcggcggcggcggcggcggccggcgggcAGGGCCGCGCCGTGCTGGGCGCGCTGCCGGGCCGCGATGGCTCCCGGCCGTGCTCCTGCCCGTCCCCTCCGCCTcgcccggggccgggcagctcGCCCCGGTGCCCGCGGGGGACCCGGCGGCTGTCGGAGAGCGGCGCCGGCATGCGGCGCAGCGGCAGCACTTGCGCCGTGAGCGGCGGCAGGATGCGCTCCGCCGCCTCGCTGCCCCACAtcgggcggccgcggggcgaggagggcggcggcggcgggggcgggcggcggagccccTGCCTGCTCGTGGCCCTGCGGCCGCTCAACGTGGAGGCCGAGCGGGAGCGGTTCTTCCGGGCCCGCTTCGCCTACGACCCGCAGTTCGAGTACGCCGAGCCGGTGCCCGAGGCCGTGCTGGACAAGTACCGCGCCGCCTCCGACCGCTTCGTGGCCCAG gCCATTAGGATCATTCATGCTGTCCTGGAGAAGTATGGGACCTATGAGAGCTTTGAAGTTGCCACTGGTGGGAGACTGCTGAGCAAATGCCAGATCTGGTCTGTTATTCGAAAGTACATGCAGAAGGAAGGCTGCGTGGGAGAG GTGGTGGTGCAGCTCACCGACGACCTCCTGTCCCAGGCCGTGATGATGGTGGAGGACAGCCGCCCGACGCTGGCGATCAACCTGGCCGGAGCCCGGCAGTACTGGCTGGAGGGCATGCTGCGCCACGAGATAG GCACCCACTACATCCGCGGGGTGAACAACACCCgccagccctggcacagctcgGAGGGCCGCAAGCAGTACAGCCTGAAGCCCGCCAACCCCACGGAGGAAGGCTTGGCCAGCCTGCACAGCGTCCTCTTCCGCAAGCAGCCCTTCCTCTGGCGCGCGGCCCTGCTCTACTATACCATCGAGCGGGCCAGCCGCCTCTCCTTCTCCGCCCTGTTCCAGGACCTGGAGCAGTACGTCCAGGACGCCGGCGTCCGGTGGGAATACTGCGTGCGGGCCAAGCGAGGCCAGACTGACACCTCTCAGCCAG gctgcttCAGTAAGGACCAGGTGTACCTGGATGGGATTCTCCGCATCCTGCGACATCGGCAGACCATCGACTTCCCTTTGCTGGCTGCCCTTGGAAAG GTCTCCTACGAAGATGTGAACCGCCTGAAGAAATTTGGGGTGCTGGAGAAGGCCCGCATCCCCCACTTCATGCAGGACCTGGAGCGGTACATGAAGCAGCTCGACCACATCGTCACCACCAACCAGCTGAacgagcaggagctggaggagctgctgcccgaCTGA
- the LCAT gene encoding phosphatidylcholine-sterol acyltransferase codes for MGRTGAGFALLTLLLLPQPASQFWLFNVLFPPTSTPEAPPTNSTPPVVLVPGCLGNQLEAKLDKPDVVNWMCYRKTEDYFTIWLNLNTFLPVGVDCWIDNTRVVYNRTSRKMSNAPGVHIRVPGFGKTYSVEYLDQSKLAGYLHTLVQNLVNNGYVRDQTVRAAPYDWRVGPQEQPEYFQNLKALIEEMHDEYQQRVFLIAHSMGNLNVLYFLLQQRQAWKDQYIGGFISLGAPWGGSVKPLRVLASGDNQGIPLMSNIKLREEQRMTTTSPWMFPTSLAWPEDHIFISTPSYNYTYRDYKQFFTDVNLEDGWYMWEDMKDLLKGLPPPGVDTYCLYGTGYPTVETYIYDEHFPYEDPVDMIYGDGDDTVNRRSSELCKRWRNQQKQKVHIQELRGIDHLNMVFSNLTLSSINEILLGSLQVGAGTKEQGELGQMGALRSSPEVGRRGKN; via the exons ATGGGGAGGACGGGCGCTGGGTTTGCGCTGCtgacgctgctgctgctcccgcaGCCCGCATCCCAGTTCTGGCTCTTCAATGTCCTCTTCCCACCCACCTCCACCCCAGAGGCGCCCCCGACCAACAGCACGCCGCCCGTGGTGCTCG TGCCCGGGTGTCTTGGGAACCAGCTGGAAGCCAAGCTGGACAAGCCAGATGTGGTGAACTGGATGTGCTACCGCAAAACTGAGGACTATTTCACCATCTGGCTCAACCTCAACACATTCCTGCCAGTGGGAGTTGACTGCTGGATCGATAACACCAG ggTGGTGTACAACCGAACCTCTCGGAAAATGTCCAACGCCCCTGGGGTGCACATCCGTGTACCTGGCTTCGGCAAGACCTATTCTGTGGAATACCTGGACCAGAGCAAACTGGCAG GTTACCTGCACACCCTGGTGCAGAACCTGGTGAACAACGGCTACGTGAGGGACCAGACGGTTCGGGCAGCCCCCTATGACTGGAGGGTCGGGCCCC AGGAGCAACCTGAATACTTCCAGAACCTGAAGGCGCTGATAGAGGAGATGCACGATGAGTACCAGCAGCGTGTCTTCCTCATTGCGCACAGCATGGGCAACCTCAATGTCCTCTACTTCTTGCTACAGCAGAGACAAGCCTGGAAAGATCAGTACATCGGGGGCTTCATCTCCCTGGGTGCCCCCTGGGGAGGGTCCGTCAAGCCCCTGCGTGTCCTGGCATCCG GTGATAATCAGGGCATCCCACTTATGTCCAACATCAAGCTCCGTGAAGAGCAGCGCATGACCACCACCAGCCCCTGGATGTTCCCAACAAGCCTGGCCTGGCCTGAGGACCACATTTTCATCTCCACACCCTCCTACAATTACACCTACCGGGACTACAAGCAGTTCTTCACCGATGTCAACTTGGAGGATGGCTGGTACATGTGGGAGGACATGAAGGACTTGCTGAAGGGCTTACCCCCTCCTGGTGTGGACACATATTGCCTCTATGGCACAGGCTATCCCACCGTGGAAACTTACATATATGATGAGCATTTCCCTTATGAGGACCCCGTGGACATGATttatggggatggggatgacACTGTCAACAGACGCAGTTCAGAGCTGTGCAAGCGGTGGCGCaaccagcagaagcagaaagtcCATATCCAGGAGCTGCGAGGCATTGATCACCTCAATATGGTCTTCAGCAACCTGACGTTGAGCTCCATCAATGAAATACTGCTGGGGAGCTTGCAGGTCGGGGCTGGCAccaaggagcagggagagctggggcagATGGGTGCTCTGAGATCCAGCCCAGAGGtagggaggagggggaagaacTGA